A region from the Kryptolebias marmoratus isolate JLee-2015 linkage group LG9, ASM164957v2, whole genome shotgun sequence genome encodes:
- the grxcr1a gene encoding glutaredoxin domain-containing cysteine-rich protein 1, translated as MEGTEPTAGQERPQRRVRFRVASGNSGRVLKEMFKDEGPSDSLDSDCTSSSDAERASTPSTTGDIHGHLFGYLGSELDDSGSEPDELLMYAGATKDWMFTTKRVNILSKNGTVRGVRHKVSAGQALFENLPNAMGLSVEFGRIVIFTTSFRVVRTTFERCELVRKIFQNHRVRFVEKNIALDNEYGKELEERCKRVGEPPSLPVVFIDGHYLGGAEKILGMNESGELQDLLTKIERVQQPQTCQTCGGFAFIPCPMCHGSKMSVFRNCFTDSFKALKCTSCNENGLQPCASCSQ; from the exons ATGGAGGGGACAGAGCCGACAGCAGGACAGGAGAGGCCACAGAGGCGGGTGAGGTTCCGCGTGGCTTCGGGGAACAGCGGCCGGGTGCTGAAGGAGATGTTCAAGGATGAGGGGCCCTCGGACTCCTTGGATTCAGACTGCACCAGCAGCTCGGACGCAGAGCGGGCCAGCACCCCCTCCACGACGGGAGATATTCACGGACACCTGTTTGGATACCTGGGCTCCGAGCTGGACGACAGCGGGAGCGAGCCCGATGAACTGCTCATGTACGCGGGGGCCACCAAGGACTGGATGTTCACCACCAAGAGGGTCAACATCCTGAGTAAAAACGGGACAGTTAGAGGGGTCAGACACAAAGTCAGCGCAGGTCAGGCGCTCTTTGAAAACCTTCCTAATGCT ATGGGGTTATCTGTGGAGTTTGGGCGGATCGTGATCTTCACCACCAGTTTCCGTGTGGTGAGGACGACGTTTGAGCGCTGCGAGCTGGTCAGAAAGATCTTCCAGAACCACAGGGTGAGGTTTGTGGAGAAGAACATCGCCCTGGACAACGAGTACgggaaggagctggaggagcggTGCAAACGTGTGGGTGAACCTCCCTCACTGCCAGTCGTCTTCATTGACGGACACTACCTCGGG GGTGCTGAGAAGATACTTGGCATGAATGAATCAGGAGAGCTGCAAGATCTTCTGACAAAAATTGAG AGGGTACAGCAGCCCCAGACGTGCCAGACCTGTGGAGGCTTCGCCTTCATCCCGTGCCCGATGTGCCATGGCAGCAAGATGTCTGTGTTTCGGAACTGCTTCACGGATTCCTTCAAAGCCCTCAAATGCACTTCCTGCAATGAAAACGGCCTGCAGCCCTGTGCAAGCTGCAGCCAGTGA